From Triticum aestivum cultivar Chinese Spring chromosome 4A, IWGSC CS RefSeq v2.1, whole genome shotgun sequence, a single genomic window includes:
- the LOC123082185 gene encoding NDR1/HIN1-like protein 6, translating into MAALHTIHQHNERDLEAGHATPPSSLVTGKARRRNSCRRFACVALVAVAALAVALAGVLGALYLALDPKMPLYTVHALNVTAFGMDDDMTARARFDAAVRFENPNRVIGISYEEGSSLAVWYGGYRLSEGALPAFYQGHRDAAVVHVAMSEARLGGTGVVEAMRHVNAAGGELPLVFRGEVPVRVKVGPVTTAKVTPRVRCDLVLDRLSTEGGIRIKTMSCNLKLW; encoded by the coding sequence ATGGCAGCCCTCCACACGATCCACCAGCACAATGAGCGTGACCTCGAGGCAGGGCACGCTACGCCGCCGTCATCGCTCGTCACGGGCAAGGCCCGTCGGCGCAACAGCTGCCGCCGGTTCGCCTGCGTCGCCCTTGTCGCCGTGGCAGCCCTCGCCGTCGCCCTCGCGGGCGTCCTCGGGGCTCTTTACCTGGCGCTCGACCCGAAGATGCCCCTCTACACGGTGCACGCGCTCAACGTGACAGCCTTCGGCATGGACGACGACATGACCGCGCGCGCGCGCTTCGACGCGGCGGTCCGGTTCGAGAACCCCAACCGCGTCATCGGCATCTCGTACGAGGAGGGGTCCAGCCTCGCCGTGTGGTACGGCGGGTACCGGCTGTCCGAGGGCGCGCTGCCGGCCTTCTACCAGGGCCACCGCGACGCCGCGGTCGTGCACGTCGCCATGAGCGAGGCGCGGCTGGGTGGCACGGGGGTCGTGGAGGCCATGCGGCACGTGAACGCGGCCGGCGGCGAGCTGCCGCTGGTGTTCCGCGGCGAGGTGCCGGTGCGGGTCAAGGTCGGGCCGGTGACGACCGCCAAGGTGACGCCCCGTGTCCGGTGCGACCTGGTGCTGGACAGGCTGAGCACCGAGGGCGGCATCCGGATCAAGACGATGAGCTGCAACTTGAAGTTATGGTGA